A region of the Microcystis aeruginosa FD4 genome:
TTGTCAGCTCAGAATATGAAGAATGAATTGCGACACAACGAAAGCCTTACTCTTAAAGCGTTTTCAAGTCTGCTCTGGTGCGCCATCATCTTCAAACTTGACAACACCGGTTATTCAACCTTTTCCATCTACTGAATTTAGATAAGTAGGGAGGCACAATTATTTGTAGGATGGGTTAGCGCACTTCGTAACCCATGCGGGTGTTGGGTTTCATGCTTCAACCGTTCGGCAAAAGCTCACGGCCGAAGCCCAACCTACGTTCATCTTATATTTAATTCCACCCACTCACTTAGTCAAAAGCTTCTTACCATCTGTCAGCCCAAAACCCTAGGCTAACTACTGTTTGATTAACGATAACCTATCATGTCTGAGATCTATCGTCTTGCCCAAGGCCATTTAAACCTATTGGAAACCTGTCCACCGAGATTTCAAAAAGTCTATCTAGAGCAACTTAACACACCGGCTGACCCCGGGCAATTGCAGCGGCAAGAATGGGGCAGCCAGTTTCACCTATTATTACAGCAGCGGGAATTAGGGCTGCCGATCGCCTCCCTATTAGGGGAAAATGAACAGTTAGAACATTGTTTAACGGCCCTGTTAAAGGCTGCCCCAGTAATTGCCCAAAATCCGGGAGAAGCCAATCGAGAAGCGGAACATTGTCGCAGTTTAACTGTGGGTAATTATTTATTGACGGTTATCTATGATTTAATTTTACTAGAGAGCGATCGAGCGATAATTTTTGACTGGAAAACCTACTTAAAACCTGTCGATGCCGACAAACTAGCCAAAAATTGGCAGACGAGACTTTATCTGTATGTGTTGGGAGAAACTTCTGCTTATCCTCTTGATAGTTTATCGATGACCTATTGGTTTGTGCAGTTACCCCGCAGCCCCCAACAAGTTACTTTTAACTATAATCAGAAACTACACCAACAGACAGGGCGGGATTTACGCCGTTTATTGAAGGCTCTCGATCGCTATCTATCAGCATACCAACATGATTTAGTCAATTTTCCCCATCGTCCCGATTGTCAGCTTCATTGTCCCTATTATGTTGCACAAGAGCGATCGGGCCAAATAGAGTTACCCTCGATCGAGGATATCCCTGAAATCAATCCTTTTGTCTAATTTTGCCAATTTCGTCAGAATTCTCCGAGTCGGGAGATTGCTTTTATTTATTCTCCCCACACCCTACCCCCACTCTGCAATAATTACTCGCAGCCAGAAATGCGTTGGTTTGTTATCATACTTTGTGCTTGTTGTCAAAAAAACTTTTTTTTTGCAATAAAACTACACAAAAAAAAGATCATCGTTGTGGGTGAAATTGACTCATTTACCTGTCTTAATTAGGATTACCTTGTAGGTGTAGCAAGGGTTTCAACCATTGCCGCCCAAAAAAGTACAGAATAACCAACTATGAAATTCTACCAAATCGCTGTAACTATTGCAACATCGTTGTTAAATAAAAATATTTCTCAATTAATTGTTAAGAATTTATAAATATTGCGGAATGTTAATTTAAATATTCTCAAGTGTTTGTAGTCAATAAATAATTTTTGCTTATCTTTAGCTCAAAAACAATAGAACTCCTGCAAAAATCTCACATCTACCATTGGGTTAGGAGTCAGTATTCTCCGAGTCAGGAGATTATTTTTATTTATCCTTCCCATCCCCCACACCCCCATTCTCGACAATTCTTCTTCTCTGCGGCGTTAACCATGGTCGATAATAACAAAAGACAGATCGATCGCTTGCGCCCATGACCGGCAACCACTACCAAACCTTAGAAATCAGCCATAAATCGACCCCTGACGAGATTAAACAGGCCTACCGGCGTTTAGCCAGACAATTCCATCCCGATAGTCAAAACGATAGTGCCAGTCACGATAAAATCGTCGCTATTAACGCCGCCTACGAGATTTTAAGCGATCCGAGACTAAGAAAAGACTACGATAATCAACTAATCGCCAATTCTCCCGAAAAACGCGCCCAACGCACTGCCACCGTCCAAGCAGATTACCATCGTTACAAAGAAGCAGCCCGGGAAGACGAAGCCCTGGTCAAACAGTGGTATAACCAGACCTATAGCCCGATTAATCGTCTGATTGGTCAAATTATCCGGCCCCTCAAAGGTCAGATCGATCGCCTATCCGCCGATCCCTTCGATGATCAGTTAATGGCTGTTTTTCAAGACTATCTAGAAACCTGTCGCCAAAATCTCGATCGAGCCAAAACCCTCTTTTGCCAACGGCCCAACCCTGCCAAAATGGCCAAAGTGGCCGCTTCTCTTTACTACTGTCTCAATCATCTCACTGATGGATTAGAAGAATTAGAAACCTTTACCCTTAACTACGATGATCGCTCTCTCCACACCGGCCAAGAAATGTTTCGCATGGCCCAGCGTTTACAGGTGGAAGCTAAACAGATAGCCAGTCAGTGCCAAAATTAAATCTCTAGCCATGGGCAAAAAAAAAGACGAAAATAGATCAAGACCAGATTTACCCAACCCTAGCTTAACCCCGATGAGAGACAAACAATCAGAAATTACCAATATATCCACCACTAGAGATTCTGATCTTTATTCCTTGCCTCCGGCCGTCCAACGGGCTGCTAATATCCTTTTACGTCAGGGAAGAATCGGTTTTTGGACGCAGATTGTCCTAGGCGTGATTTCAGGGGTTTTATTACTCATTGCTACCGCTAGTTTATTAGGGACGAGACAACGCACTTCTGGCATTGAAATCGGTGTTTTGTGTGCCATTGGTGGAGCTTGTTTCTTGGTGGTTGCCATTTTCTTTTCTTCTCGTTACATGAAAATTGCCCGTCAAATGTTGAGGGGTGATCAAGATAGTCGCCCGAAAAAATCCGATACTATTCAGTTAATCCGTCAGGGTTTAATCGCTAATATTATCGGGATGTTTTTAACGATTTTGGGGGCGCAAGCTTTAGCGGGAATCGTCTTAATTAAATCCCTCAATGTTCCCCAAGGTACTTTTAATGTTGCCTCTAACCCCAGTCAATTTGTTAATTCTGTTGACCTGTTAATTGTGCAGGCTAATACTAATACAATTCTCGCTCACTTTACCGGTATCGTTACTTCTTTGTGGCTTCTTAATCGTATTACTTCTAAATAAATATGGCCATGCAACGCACTCGTTTAAGTACGCTGGCTAATGTCACCAGCAGTCGATTTAATAGCTTTTTTAGCAATCCTTGGCGGCGGATTTCCCTACGGATAATTTGTGTTTTATTTGGAACTTTTGCCGGTCAAGCAATTGTCACCACTGCTGGGCAAACTGCCCAATGGGATGTCACGGCTGCTGGTTTATTAGTGCTGTTTACAGAGGCGATTAGCCGGATTGTTTACCGACAAAGTTCTCAGGCTAAACCCGCACCGATTCTGCGAGAATCTTTCAATTTACTAAAAATTGGTGTCACCTATAGTTTATTTCTAGAGGCCTTTAAAATTGGCTCTTAAATATTTAATGCTCGCTGCCGTTTTCCTGTACCGATCCTAACTGTTATTTTTGTGCGATTTCTAACAGCACTTTTCTTACATTTCATCGGGGTTAATTCCAAGCAATCTCAGCCGTTCAGCCAGCCTTGTGGCTCTTTGTTCAGCCTCTTGTTTAGCCAAGCGTTCTTGAGATGCGATCGCCTCAGCCTGGTTCGCTCTTTCCGCTGCCGTTAGATAGCGATTTCCTGACTTGTCATACCAGTATAACCATTCCCGATACCAAGCAATATGTTCTCCTTTTTCGTAACCTAGTGCCAAGCCAATTTCAGGCAACCAAACTCGATTATTCTCACTCTCTAGAAGTTGATATTTTCCTGAGATTAATTTATATACTTCTAATCTTTGTCGGTTTTTAAATCTTCCTCTTCTGCCACTGAAAGGATTGTATATTGCATAATACTGAATCCCCAGGCTTTGGTAATTTAAGAATTTTTCCTCATATTCACTATTATACTTCTCGGAAATCACCTCTAAAAACAAAATCGGTAAGATGTACTTTTCTCCCCACAAAACATAGCTTAACCGGCCTCTTTCTCCCGTATCATGGTTGACTCCAACTGCTAAGAAACCATCGGGGACAAAAGCTGGTTCGTCTGGATTATAATAGACAGCCATATCTACCCCAAAATACCAATCATCTCGACCGGCCCAAATTGAGGCTAATAAACTTAGCAGCAGATTGGGAATATCATTCTGTAACTGATTGTCCACTGGAGTTTCGTCGGAAGATGGTAATTCTTCGGCGCTGGGAAGAGGGCGATTTTTGTTATAGGTGAGGTTAACCATAGCTCCTGCAAGCGTGGTGTTTGATTACTGCTAATTTTAACGGAAAATCTTGCCCCTTGCCTCATCTCAACAAGCAATTTAAATGCGCGGGCAGAGCTTATGCAACAAGATTTTTAGATTTATTCAGCCAGCCCTATTTAATGATCACTGCCGTTTTCCTGTACCGATCCTAACTGTTGACGCACATCATCGATCGCTAGATTTAACTGGGCAATTTTATCTTCTAAACTGCGGCGGGCCATTTCCATGCCTTCCTCTGGAGTCAAGCGCCCATTGCGGCTCCCCTCCAAAAAAGCTTGATTATCACCATCTCCTAAACTGCGACGGCTGCGATTAGCCAACACTGTCCCCAAAACACCGCCCACTAAACCACCGACAATCGCACCGGCTAAAAAACCGCCCGTAAACCCATCTCGCTGACTCATAATCCGTTTTTCTCCTAATAGGTTCCAAAAGCTCGATCGCCGGCATCGCCCAATCCCGGCACGATGTAACCGCGGCTATTTAATCCTTCATCGATAATAGCCGTATAGATGTTCAAACTGGGATAATTTTGACTCAATTTCTGTAAAGCTGGCGGAGCAGCCACCACGGAAATCAGGCGAATCAGGGCAGGATCAACGCCTCTGCTGGTAATTTCTGCCATTGCCATTGAAATTGATCCCCCCGTGGCTAACATCGGTTCCAGAATTAAGACTCTCGTGGCCGGATCAAAACTGGCCGGTAATTTATTTAAATAACAACTCGCCTCTAGGGTTTCCTCATTTCTGGCTAAACCGAGGTGATAGGTACTAGCTAGGGGTAAAAGGCTTTGCGCCCCTTCCAACAGGGCTAATCCTGCCCGTAAAATCGGGACTACGGCGATCGGTACGCTAGGATCGATAAAAGTAGCCGGACATTCTGCTAGAGGGGTTTTAACGCTAGTTTCCAGTGTCGGCAACCATTGCCGTGCTGCTTCGTAGGTTAACCAGCGGCCTAGTTCCGTCATCGCTGTTTTAAACAGTACCGAGGGGGTATTTTGATCGCGGGCGATCGCCAGCCAATGCTTAACTAGAGGATGTTCGGGAACATAGACGCGCAGTTGTAAAACCATGAAAACACTAGAACTCGATCGAGGGCTAAACTTTATCTTAAGGGAAAAAGCCTTCAGGAGTCAGTAATCAGTAATCAGTAATCAGTAATCAGTAATCAGCTTTTTTCTCCCTTCTCCCTTCTCCCTTCTCCCCACACCCTACACCCCTAACACCCAAAACTAGGTTAAAATAAAAAGCAAGCCAGAAGCTTGCGAGCGGCTTCTGACTTGGGGAATTTTAACGACGACGGGTTCTTTGTCGTCTCCGGGCTACTGCTTTACGCTTTCTCTTTTCTTGAGGGGTTTCAAAAAATTGATGCTTTTTGATATCCGCATAAATTCCCGCTTTCGCTACCTGTCGCTTAAAACGACGCAGGGCTGATTCGATCGCCTCGTTCTGACCAACTACCACTTGGGTCATTAACCTAATTCACCTCCTGTAATTGCTCTCTGCCTAAAAAATGCCAACTTCTCATTATAGCACAATCTAGGGTAAAAAGCGATCCAAGGCGGCCTTTAATTCTTCAATTTCTGTCTCGATATTACCTTCCTGGGCAGCCCGGGCAATACATTCGCTCAGATGTTCGTCGAGAATAATTCTGGCGACGCGATCAATCGCCCCGCGAATAGCGGCAATTTGCATCAAAACTTCAGGACAGGGACGATTTTCCGATACCATCGTCTTGATGCCGCGAATATGTCCTTCGATCCGCGAGAGACGGTTAATAATTTGCTTCAGGGAAGCTTCGCTATGGACGTGGGGAGTCCCTTTTAACTCGTGGTCATGTCCCGTCTCGTCGTGGTTGTGAAGGGGGTCGAAAGGGGTAATTTGATTAGTCAAGGGTTTACTGTCAATTCAGTTCTACTCTCTAGTGTGCCACAGTTGCGAACCCCAGCCCCTAGGATGGTTTTGTCCAGTTTAAATTTCCGTTCAGGGGTCAATGCAAGTCGCCCCTACAAAATAATGTTATTTTCCAATGGTAGGGGCGCATCGTGTGCGCCCAAGATGTAATATAGATATTTCGACAAAATTGAGATGCACCCAGTAACAATTCTCCCCTTGCAAGGGGAAGAAAATTAAAGTCTTTCTGATTTCAAGCTGCCGAAAACCAGCTGTGGTGACTGATCACTGATAACTGAAATAACCTACTATAGTTCAGATTGACCAGGAAAAAGATGATATTGACTTTACTATTAGCTTGGCTTTTAGTTGCTAACATGAATAGCCAAGGAGTTTTAGCAGCGACGATCGATTTTCAATGGTTGGGAAATCAAGGCTATACAGCTAAAGGTTCTTTCAGTTATGATGAAAAAACGGCCCCGACTATCTTTTCGGAAAAAGGTTCGGGAAAAACGCAAGTTTTAGAAAATTTTCAAGTATCTTTTTATGATAATAGTGGTCAAGAGATCGCTAAATACGATAATGTCAGCGAGGGAATTTCCTCGGCTAATTATTTTCAGTTTAATTTTAATACCAAAACTGGTCAAGTTTTCGGCTCGATCGATCTGGGGGGTGAAGGGATGGGGGAAATCTATCTTCAAGGGGTGGTTAACGATAATTTGGCACTCTTGCGGGTGGAGTCGGTAGATCTGGTCATGGATGAGGATGATTCACCAGAAATTATCACTCAGTTTTAACTAAATTGATCGGAAAAATAGGGATCATTCTAGCCTAATTTTTCTGCTAATTCTAACCAGCGATCGGTTAAATTATCAATTTTTTGAGTCAATTGAGCCAATTCTTCGGTCAGAGCGGTTATTTTGGTAAAATCTTCTAGGGGTTCTCCATAAAGTACCTGTTCAATTTCAGTTTTTCTTGCTTCTAAAATTGGTATTTGTTTTTCGATATCTTCGTATTCTTTTTTCTCTTTAAAAGAGATTTTCTTATTGACAGGTGACGGGGAAGCTTTAACAGTTTTTGGGGTGACTTTTTTTTCTTTTGGTTCCTCCTCCTCTTTTTTCTGATCGAGATAAAGGGAATAATTACCTGGATATTGACGGATATTACCCCCAGTTTCAAAAGCAAAAATAGTATCAACTACTCGATCGAGAAAATAGCGATCATGGGAAACGACAATCACACAACCGTTAAAGTCCTCTAAATATTCTTCTAAAATTGCTAAAGTCTGCACATCGAGATCATTGGTGGGTTCATCTAAGATTAAAACATTAGGCGCACTCATCAAAACTCGTAGTAAAAATAAGCGTCGTCTTTCTCCTCCAGAAAGTTTATAAATTGGTGCATACTGTTGATCGGGAGGAAAGAGAAATTTTTCTAACATCTGGGAAGCGGTGATGACGCTACCGTCTAGAGTTTTGACTAATTCGGCCACACTTTTCAGATATTCGATCACTCTTTGATTTTCATTGATATTGAGATCATCGGATTGTTGATCGAAGTAACCAATATGAATAGTGGAACCGATGTCAACCGTGCCTGAATCGGGGAGAATTTTCCCGGTAATAATATCCATGAGAGTAGATTTTCCTACCCCATTACTGCCAATAACACCGATGCGATCTTCGGGAGTAAAAATATAGGTAAAATCTTTAATTAAAGTGCGATCTCCGTAAGCTTTCGAGAGCTTTTCTACTTCAATAACTTTTTTGCCGATGCGTCTTCCTGCGGTGGCAATATCGACTTTTCCCTCCACCTGTTTAAATTCCTTAGTCCCCATTGCCTGAATGCGATCGATCCGCGCTTTTTGTTTGGTACTGCGCGCTTTTGGTCCCCGGGATAACCATTCTAATTCCCGTCGTAAAACTCCCGCGTGTTTGCGTTGACTACTGGCGATCGATTCTTCCGCTAAAGCTTTTTTTTCTAAAAAATAAGCGTAATTTCCCCCATAAGTATATAAATCTCCTCGATCGATTTCAATGATACGATTAGTCACTCGATCGAGAAAATAGCGATCGTGAGTAATTAATAATAATCCTCCCCGAAAACGGGACAAATAACTCTGTAACCACTCCACGGAAAGCGCATCTAAATGGTTTGTGGGTTCATCCATCAATAAACAGTCAGGATCGGCTAAAAGTGCGGTAGCGATGGCGATTCTTTTGCGATATCCCCCCGATAAATCTCCCACGCGAGCATTAAAATTATCGATGCCCAGTTTACTTAAAATAACTTTAGCATTGGTTTCTAAATCCCAGGCGGCAAGTTTATCAATTTGTTGCGAAACCCTTGACAAACGTTCCATAATAGTATCCAGATTTTCTGGCTCATGGACAAGGCGATCGGACAATTCCTCGTATTCCTTGATTAAAGTCATGCTTTCGCCACTATCAGCGAAAACCTGCTCTAAAACCGTTTTATCGTCGTCTAGATCGGGTTGCTGGGGTAAATAGACGATTTTCATCCCTGAATTGATTTGAATTTCGCCACCATCGATCGCTTCTAATCCGGCGATCATTTTCAATAGGGTCGATTTTCCCGATCCATTCGTACCGATCAGGCCGACTTTATCCCAATCATCGAGACTAAAACTGGCATCTTTGAGAATTTCCTTGATACCGAAGTCTTTTTTGAGCGATCGAACCGTCAGCAGTGTCATGATTCCCTAGAATAATCCTTCTTTTCTAGTGTAATGTCTGGACTAATGCAAGGGATAGATTAAAGTAGGGTCTGCTGAAAAAGTTTTTCCTGGGGTGTGGGGTTTTAAGCTAAGACGCATTTTAACCACCTATCCTTGGATTAGCTAAATCTCCCCCAGTCCCTGATCTCGATACCGTTCCCCGCTTCCATCCCAGAGTTGTGATTTCTTGATCGCCGTTACTCTCACCTGTGTGATAAATTATTAAAGTTTATTGCAAAGTATATTGACCTTGAGTCCCCTTACCTAGTTTTTGTGTGGTTCTGATACAGAACGTCGGGACATAAAAACAGTTATGCTGAAAAACTTGACTAGGCGGTTATTTCAGGTGTTTCAACCTTATTTGATGCCTAAACATTTCGCACTTATGAGAAACGCCGTACCTCTAAGTAGCAGGACAAAAGTAAAGTTAATTGTGGAGGCAAGGGAACAGGGAACGGAGAGACGATACAATAATTTTGAGGGAAAATATTAAAGACTATGGTGAAATTTTGGCGGAGATTAACGGTATTTTTGATTTCTTGTTTATTGCTGATTTCCCTAACTGCTTGTGGTAATCAAGTTAGACTAAATCAAGTGGTCATATCGGTATTAAGTGACCCAAAAACCTTTAATGCTGTTTTATCGGCCGAATCCCCGAATATTTTTGGTTTAACCTACGAAGGACTCTTAACAGAAAATCCCATTACTGGCAAAAAAGAACCGGTCTTGGCAGAGTCTTGGACAATTTCCGATGATAATTTGAGCATTATTTTTACTATGAGAGAGGGTTTAAAATGGTCGGATGGTCAACCCTTAACCGTTGATGACGTGGTTTTTACCTATAAGGAATTATATCTAAATCCTGATATTCCCAACAACTACCGCGATAGTTTAAGAATAGGATTAAAAAAAGAATTCCCGGTGATCACTAAACTAGATAATCGCAGAATCGAATTTAAACTACCCGAACCTTTTGCCCCTTTTTTAGATGCTGTCAGTTCACCGATTTTACCTAAACACGCTTTAGATAAAACTATTCAGAAAAAAAGCCCCGATGGTAGGTTAGAATTTCTCTCCACTTGGGGGTTAGATACTCCTCCCGATAAAATTGTTTTTAATGGTGCTTATAAACTAAAAGAATATATAACGGGACAAAGGATTATTTTTGAGAATAACCCTTACTATTGGAAAAAAGATGCCCAGGGACAACAATTACCCCATATAACTTCGGTAATTTGGGCAATTGTTGAATCTCAGGATACAACTTTACTGCAATTTCGATCGGGAAGTTTAGATTCTATTGGGGTAACTCCTGAATTTTTCTCCCTCTTAAAAACCGAAGAAGAAAGAGGTAATTTCACTATTTTTAATGGGGGACCTGCCTACGGAACCCAATTTATCAGTTTTAATCTCAACCAAGGAAAACGCGACGGAAAACCCCTAGTAGATGCGATTAAATCTAGGTGGTTTAATAACTTAAATTTCCGCCAAGCTATTGCCTACGGAATTAATCGTCAAAGAATGATTGATGATATCTATCGAGGATTGGGACAAGAACAAAATTCTTTTATTTCTATCCAATCGCCTTTTTACGATCAAACCCTGAAAGGTTACGATTACAATCCCGAAAAAGCCAAAGAATTATTATTAGAGGCAGGATTTAAGTATATTAGTGATAATCTGCTAGTCGATGCTGATAATAATCCCGTTCGATTTAACCTGATTACTAATGCAGGAAATAAAATCCGGGAAGCAATAGGGGCGCAAATTAAAAATGATTTAGCCGCCATAGGAATGCAAGTGGATTTTCAAGCGATCGCTTTTAGCAATTTAGTTGATAAACTGAGTAATAGTCTCGATTGGGAAGCACATATTTTAGGTTTTACTGGTGATAATGAACCCCACGCCCCTAATATTTGGTATGTAGATGGAAATCTCCACGCTTTTAACCAACAACCTCAACCCGGCAGCCCAGCAATTCAAGGCTGGCAAGCGGCGGATTGGGAGAAAAAAATCGCCGATTTATACGTCAAAGGTTCCCAAGAATTAGACTTTGAGAAGCGCAAAGTTATCTATAATGAAATTCAACAACTTCAACAGGAATACGTCCCGTTTATTTATCTAGTTAATCCCCTCGCTTTGGGGGCTGTGCGTAACTGCTTTGAAGGAATACAATTCTCCGCCTTGGGTGGTGCATTCTGGAATCTAGAAGAATTAAAGAAAACCTGTGGAGGTGTTTAATGACTCATTTTGGTTTACTCTGTCCTACAACCTCTGGACATATTTATTCTCTTCTACCTTTAGGAAAAGAGTTACAAAAACGCGGTCATCAAGTTACCTGTTTTTTAACTCTTGATGGTGAAGAAATGGTGCAAGCAGCCGGCTTAGATTTTCAGGCAATTGCACCCAACAAATATCCGAAAGGCACATCAGCCAAAAGTTTAGCCGAAATTGGTCAATTACGGGGAACAGCCGCCGTCCGACGCACGGTAGAATTAGTAACTGATTCTACAGCGACCCTCTTTGAAACTATCCCGCAAGAGATGCGTCGCTTGGGAATTGATGCCCTAATTGTCGATCAAGTCTCCGCCTCAGGGGGTACAATCGCAGAAAAATTAGCTATTCCCTTTATCAGTTTTTGTTCGGCATTGGTTTTAAATCGTGATCCGCTTATTCCGCCCTTTATGACCACTTGGGACTATAATCCCTCATTTATCGGGGTTATTCGCAATAAACTTGGCTATAAACTCCTTGACTCTCTGACTCGTCCCCTGAATGAGTTAATCAACCAGCAGCGTCAAGAATGGGGGTTAATTCCCTATCAAAACATCAATCAACGCTATTCTCCCCTTGCCCAAATTAGCCAACAACCTGCCGAATTCGAGTTTCCTCGGTCAAATTTACCCGCTCACTTTCACTTTACCGGTCCCTTTCACGATTCCTCCACTAGAAAAACGATTCCTTTTCCCTACGAAAAATTAACCGGACAACCCTTGATTTATGCTTCCCTCGGTACAATTCAAAATCGCCTACAATCGGCCTTTAATGCGATCGCCGAAGCCTGTGCCGATTTACCGGTACAATTAGTTTTATCCTTGGGCAATAGCGACTCTAACATTCAAATAACGACCAAAAACGCCCTAGTTGTTCCCTACGCTCCCCAATTAGAGCTTTTAACCAGAGCTTCTCTTACTATCACCCACGCAGGCTTAAATACTACCCTAGAATCCCTTGCCCAAGCTGTACCGATGGTGGCCATTCCCATCGCTAACGACCAACCGGGGGTATCTGCTCGGATAAAATGGTCGGGGACAGGGGAAGTGATTCCGATTTCCCGTCTAGAAGTTCCCCGTTTACGAAAGGCGATTGAAAAGGTGTTATCCTTCCCCAGTTACCGAGAAAATGCCCTCAGACTGCAAAAAGCGCTGCAGAAGACTGGAGGAGTCAAAATGGCCGCCGATATCGTCGAAAAAGCCATTGCTACCGGCCAACCCGTCCTATTAGATTGAACATTTCTGTGCTTTCTATCTAACGGCAAAGTTAGCCTGCTTTTGGGGCAGGGATTAGCGCAAAGGTGGTGTTATACTCAGACAAAGTACAGAAAGTCAAAATCCGTAACTTTCTTGAATCCATGCTGACAACTACTCAATTCGCGCCCCTGCTACAGCAATTGTCTTACTCCGATAAGGGACTTGCGCTTTGATAATGTACCTTTTGGGCGAACGCAGTTCGCCCCTACATTGTGGACAAAATCCGTTACTGTAGGGGCGCAATGCTTGCGCCCTCCACGCTGCGGGGGTTTGCTGATCACCCTAAGTAGGGGGAGAGCCTTCGAGATGTTAGGGACTTGCGCTTTGATAATCTGCCATCTGGC
Encoded here:
- a CDS encoding ABC-F family ATP-binding cassette domain-containing protein, with the protein product MTLLTVRSLKKDFGIKEILKDASFSLDDWDKVGLIGTNGSGKSTLLKMIAGLEAIDGGEIQINSGMKIVYLPQQPDLDDDKTVLEQVFADSGESMTLIKEYEELSDRLVHEPENLDTIMERLSRVSQQIDKLAAWDLETNAKVILSKLGIDNFNARVGDLSGGYRKRIAIATALLADPDCLLMDEPTNHLDALSVEWLQSYLSRFRGGLLLITHDRYFLDRVTNRIIEIDRGDLYTYGGNYAYFLEKKALAEESIASSQRKHAGVLRRELEWLSRGPKARSTKQKARIDRIQAMGTKEFKQVEGKVDIATAGRRIGKKVIEVEKLSKAYGDRTLIKDFTYIFTPEDRIGVIGSNGVGKSTLMDIITGKILPDSGTVDIGSTIHIGYFDQQSDDLNINENQRVIEYLKSVAELVKTLDGSVITASQMLEKFLFPPDQQYAPIYKLSGGERRRLFLLRVLMSAPNVLILDEPTNDLDVQTLAILEEYLEDFNGCVIVVSHDRYFLDRVVDTIFAFETGGNIRQYPGNYSLYLDQKKEEEEPKEKKVTPKTVKASPSPVNKKISFKEKKEYEDIEKQIPILEARKTEIEQVLYGEPLEDFTKITALTEELAQLTQKIDNLTDRWLELAEKLG
- a CDS encoding PD-(D/E)XK nuclease family protein, translating into MSEIYRLAQGHLNLLETCPPRFQKVYLEQLNTPADPGQLQRQEWGSQFHLLLQQRELGLPIASLLGENEQLEHCLTALLKAAPVIAQNPGEANREAEHCRSLTVGNYLLTVIYDLILLESDRAIIFDWKTYLKPVDADKLAKNWQTRLYLYVLGETSAYPLDSLSMTYWFVQLPRSPQQVTFNYNQKLHQQTGRDLRRLLKALDRYLSAYQHDLVNFPHRPDCQLHCPYYVAQERSGQIELPSIEDIPEINPFV
- a CDS encoding DUF3611 family protein, with amino-acid sequence MRDKQSEITNISTTRDSDLYSLPPAVQRAANILLRQGRIGFWTQIVLGVISGVLLLIATASLLGTRQRTSGIEIGVLCAIGGACFLVVAIFFSSRYMKIARQMLRGDQDSRPKKSDTIQLIRQGLIANIIGMFLTILGAQALAGIVLIKSLNVPQGTFNVASNPSQFVNSVDLLIVQANTNTILAHFTGIVTSLWLLNRITSK
- the rpsU gene encoding 30S ribosomal protein S21, encoding MTQVVVGQNEAIESALRRFKRQVAKAGIYADIKKHQFFETPQEKRKRKAVARRRQRTRRR
- a CDS encoding Uma2 family endonuclease, producing the protein MVNLTYNKNRPLPSAEELPSSDETPVDNQLQNDIPNLLLSLLASIWAGRDDWYFGVDMAVYYNPDEPAFVPDGFLAVGVNHDTGERGRLSYVLWGEKYILPILFLEVISEKYNSEYEEKFLNYQSLGIQYYAIYNPFSGRRGRFKNRQRLEVYKLISGKYQLLESENNRVWLPEIGLALGYEKGEHIAWYREWLYWYDKSGNRYLTAAERANQAEAIASQERLAKQEAEQRATRLAERLRLLGINPDEM
- a CDS encoding DUF565 domain-containing protein gives rise to the protein MAMQRTRLSTLANVTSSRFNSFFSNPWRRISLRIICVLFGTFAGQAIVTTAGQTAQWDVTAAGLLVLFTEAISRIVYRQSSQAKPAPILRESFNLLKIGVTYSLFLEAFKIGS
- a CDS encoding J domain-containing protein gives rise to the protein MTGNHYQTLEISHKSTPDEIKQAYRRLARQFHPDSQNDSASHDKIVAINAAYEILSDPRLRKDYDNQLIANSPEKRAQRTATVQADYHRYKEAAREDEALVKQWYNQTYSPINRLIGQIIRPLKGQIDRLSADPFDDQLMAVFQDYLETCRQNLDRAKTLFCQRPNPAKMAKVAASLYYCLNHLTDGLEELETFTLNYDDRSLHTGQEMFRMAQRLQVEAKQIASQCQN
- a CDS encoding metal-sensing transcriptional repressor gives rise to the protein MTNQITPFDPLHNHDETGHDHELKGTPHVHSEASLKQIINRLSRIEGHIRGIKTMVSENRPCPEVLMQIAAIRGAIDRVARIILDEHLSECIARAAQEGNIETEIEELKAALDRFLP
- the upp gene encoding uracil phosphoribosyltransferase: MVLQLRVYVPEHPLVKHWLAIARDQNTPSVLFKTAMTELGRWLTYEAARQWLPTLETSVKTPLAECPATFIDPSVPIAVVPILRAGLALLEGAQSLLPLASTYHLGLARNEETLEASCYLNKLPASFDPATRVLILEPMLATGGSISMAMAEITSRGVDPALIRLISVVAAPPALQKLSQNYPSLNIYTAIIDEGLNSRGYIVPGLGDAGDRAFGTY